In uncultured Campylobacter sp., the DNA window TCGATTCATTTCTTAAATTTTCTTATGAAATCGCTCGCGTCCCGCGCAGCCATCGCAGAGCTCATAACGGCGATCCTGTCGGCTCCCGCGCGTAGAACGACGGCAAAATTGCGCAGCGTTATGCCGCCGAGCGCGTAAATCTCGCCGTCGTAAAACCCACGCACGGCGCGGATCAAATTTAGCCCCTTCGGCGCGAGCCCCGCCTTGCAATCGGTCGCGAAGATGTGGCTCAGGCAGATCGCGTTCGCGCCCAGCTCCAGCGCCTCGCGCGCCTCCGCCTCGCTGTGGCAGGAAGCGACCAATTTTTTGAAATTTGCGCGCAAAAACTCCGTGCCGCGCACCGCGCTGAAGCTCCGCAAAACCCCGAGCGGCAGCCATAAATTTCTCTCGCCCGCCCGCAGTGCAAAATCTGCAAAATTATGCACAAAGATCGCAGGCAGACGCCTTGCACTCTCTGTGCTCTGCGCGCCCTTCGCACTCTGCGAGTTTTCCGCCTCTTTCACGCTCTGTGAATTTTCTACGCCCTCTATACTTTCCGAGCTTTCCGTGTACTGCGCGCTCCACGCACTCCCCGCATTTTTTGCACTATGCACATCATTCGCATTTTCTTTACTTTGCGCACTCCGCATACTTTCCGCATTTTCTGCGCTCCGTACGCTTTCTGCCGCTAGTTTTGTTTCGCTTGCAGCGCCGCGAAGCGAAATTTCACTAGGCGCGCTATCATTCGCGCGATTTGCAGCGCCGGTAAAATTTTTAGATGAAATTTCCTCTAAAACACAAGCTAAATTTTTAGACTGGATTTTATCCGTAGCGGCGTGCTTGCAGGCCGTATCCGCGCAAAGCTCGCTTTTGCTTCCGCCTAAATGGAGCTTTTTTAATAAAATTTTGTCCTCGTTGCGCTCGTAGAGCGAAATTTTATCCGCGTAGGCCGCGCTTACGTCTAATCCGTCCGCAAAAGCTTGGGTTTCACTAAATTTAGCGGCACGAGCCTCATCTGCAAAAATCCCGCCCGCACAAGCTGTATCCGCACAAAACCCGCTCTTGCAGGCGAGTAAAATTTTACCAAACAGCGTCGCATAGGCCGCTTCGTCTAAATCCTTTTCGCGCACGACGATCTCGCCTACGCCTGCCGCAGCAAAATCCGCTATGCGCGCAAGCAGCGCCGCCTCGCCACCGCAGAGCGCGCGATTTGTGATGATCGTAATGCGCGAAGCAAGCTCTAAATCTAGCA includes these proteins:
- a CDS encoding thiamine phosphate synthase, whose protein sequence is MLDLELASRITIITNRALCGGEAALLARIADFAAAGVGEIVVREKDLDEAAYATLFGKILLACKSGFCADTACAGGIFADEARAAKFSETQAFADGLDVSAAYADKISLYERNEDKILLKKLHLGGSKSELCADTACKHAATDKIQSKNLACVLEEISSKNFTGAANRANDSAPSEISLRGAASETKLAAESVRSAENAESMRSAQSKENANDVHSAKNAGSAWSAQYTESSESIEGVENSQSVKEAENSQSAKGAQSTESARRLPAIFVHNFADFALRAGERNLWLPLGVLRSFSAVRGTEFLRANFKKLVASCHSEAEAREALELGANAICLSHIFATDCKAGLAPKGLNLIRAVRGFYDGEIYALGGITLRNFAVVLRAGADRIAVMSSAMAARDASDFIRKFKK